A part of Marinobacter psychrophilus genomic DNA contains:
- a CDS encoding TetR/AcrR family transcriptional regulator, translated as MTTNDTRNLIIQTGADLIGTKGFGATGINGILTVAGVPKGSFYHYFSSKNDFGLAIIDTFADEYDAKLDRILNDSSRSCVDRLRAYFDTGFESMTDCDCTRGCLMGNLGQELAGQNETFRVRLDKVFTGWEKRFERCISDAQTAGDIDSNINPSDAASVLLSGWEGALLRSKVVKSTDPMERFARVFFTQYLGVG; from the coding sequence ATGACGACAAACGACACACGCAATCTTATTATCCAAACCGGCGCTGACCTTATCGGCACGAAGGGCTTTGGTGCAACCGGCATCAATGGCATTCTTACGGTTGCAGGCGTACCTAAAGGGTCGTTCTATCATTATTTTAGCAGCAAAAATGACTTCGGCCTCGCGATCATTGATACCTTCGCCGACGAATATGATGCGAAGCTGGACCGAATTCTCAACGACAGTAGTCGTTCCTGCGTGGATCGCCTGCGCGCCTACTTCGATACCGGCTTTGAGAGCATGACTGACTGCGACTGTACCCGTGGTTGCCTGATGGGTAACTTAGGACAGGAGCTTGCAGGACAAAACGAGACCTTCCGCGTTCGACTGGATAAGGTGTTCACCGGCTGGGAAAAACGCTTTGAACGCTGTATATCCGACGCACAAACTGCAGGTGACATTGACTCCAACATTAACCCTTCAGATGCTGCCAGTGTTTTGCTGTCTGGCTGGGAAGGCGCCCTTCTGAGGTCAAAAGTTGTGAAATCAACGGATCCCATGGAACGGTTTGCACGTGTATTTTTCACTCAATATCTTGGCGTTGGCTGA
- a CDS encoding S-(hydroxymethyl)glutathione dehydrogenase/class III alcohol dehydrogenase → MIKSRAAVAFAANQPLEIVEVDVAPPQEGEVLVRIVATGVCHTDAYTLSGADPEGLFPTILGHEGGGIVEAVGLGVKNLKVGDHVIPLYTAECGECKFCTSGKTNLCGAVRATQGKGVMPDGTSRFSYKGEPIYHYMGCSTFSEYTVLPEISLAKIPKEAPLEKVCLLGCGVTTGIGAVLNTAKVEEGATVAIFGLGGIGLAAIIGAKMAKAGRIIAVDINPGKFDIAKQLGATDVVNPKDHDKPIQDVIIEMTDGGVDYSFECVGNVQLMRAALECCHKGWGESIIIGVAGAGQEISTRPFQLVTGRVWKGSAFGGVKGRTELPGYVAKAESGDIPLDVFITHNMPLEDINKAFDLMHEGKSIRTVIHF, encoded by the coding sequence GTGATTAAATCCCGTGCCGCCGTGGCCTTCGCTGCCAATCAGCCGTTGGAAATTGTAGAAGTGGATGTCGCACCGCCTCAGGAAGGCGAGGTTCTGGTGCGTATTGTGGCCACCGGTGTCTGCCATACTGATGCCTACACCCTGTCAGGCGCCGACCCCGAGGGCCTGTTTCCGACCATTTTGGGCCATGAGGGTGGCGGTATTGTTGAAGCTGTGGGCCTGGGTGTGAAAAACCTGAAAGTGGGCGACCATGTGATCCCGCTTTACACCGCCGAATGCGGTGAGTGTAAATTTTGTACCTCTGGCAAGACCAACCTTTGCGGCGCCGTGCGCGCAACACAGGGTAAAGGTGTGATGCCAGACGGCACCTCGCGCTTCAGCTACAAAGGCGAGCCTATTTACCACTACATGGGCTGCTCAACTTTCTCTGAATACACCGTGCTGCCGGAAATCTCGCTGGCTAAAATTCCTAAAGAAGCACCGTTGGAAAAAGTGTGCCTACTGGGCTGCGGTGTAACCACCGGTATCGGCGCCGTGCTGAACACCGCCAAGGTAGAAGAAGGGGCCACGGTCGCAATCTTCGGTTTGGGTGGTATTGGCCTGGCGGCTATTATCGGCGCCAAAATGGCCAAAGCCGGTCGTATTATTGCTGTTGACATTAACCCGGGAAAGTTCGATATCGCGAAGCAGTTGGGTGCCACCGATGTTGTCAACCCGAAAGATCACGACAAGCCAATTCAGGACGTGATCATCGAAATGACCGACGGGGGTGTGGACTATTCCTTCGAATGCGTGGGCAATGTACAGCTAATGCGCGCTGCGCTGGAGTGTTGCCACAAGGGCTGGGGTGAATCCATCATCATCGGCGTGGCTGGTGCCGGCCAGGAAATTAGCACTCGCCCGTTCCAGCTGGTGACCGGCCGAGTCTGGAAAGGCTCTGCTTTTGGCGGTGTAAAAGGCCGTACCGAACTGCCTGGTTACGTGGCAAAAGCCGAGAGCGGCGACATTCCGCTAGACGTATTTATTACCCACAACATGCCGCTGGAAGACATCAATAAAGCGTTTGATCTGATGCATGAGGGCAAGAGCATTCGGACAGTGATTCATTTCTGA
- a CDS encoding AraC family transcriptional regulator — protein MFSQSLATSTIFHGVHPEEVSAFVNQHIGGHSLDMLGGDNRAASLSFGEFAGLGLSKISYGNSVRVKTPALDDIYHLQVVTRGECRWRQGGESLKVRLGQALMVNPDEAIDLEYTQECEKVIIKIPVDLMKSVCSSGASAGVQPVRFSRIPVDMRLSPSLTNLLAAVFSEFDESGDTGFGPISLSYREIVLRKLLNVFPNDWSASDNAQPIPPSMERIVAYIEKNIKEDIDLEALAHVSNMSVRSIYNGFSRAFSTTPKSYVKLLKLRSLRNDLLQGHCRNVTEVALDYGFSHLGRFSSDYRKLFGELPSETMRLVG, from the coding sequence ATGTTCTCTCAATCGCTTGCTACGTCAACAATATTTCACGGTGTGCATCCTGAAGAAGTTTCAGCGTTCGTGAATCAGCATATTGGAGGCCACAGCTTGGACATGTTGGGTGGTGATAACCGCGCTGCAAGCCTGAGTTTCGGCGAATTTGCAGGCCTCGGGTTATCAAAAATTAGCTACGGTAACTCTGTCAGAGTGAAAACCCCTGCATTGGATGACATTTACCATCTTCAGGTGGTTACCCGAGGGGAGTGCCGCTGGCGTCAAGGGGGCGAGAGTTTAAAAGTACGTCTTGGGCAGGCGCTGATGGTGAATCCAGATGAAGCTATTGATCTGGAATACACTCAGGAATGCGAAAAGGTTATTATCAAAATCCCTGTGGACTTGATGAAATCGGTTTGCAGCAGTGGAGCCTCTGCCGGGGTACAGCCGGTGCGTTTCAGTCGGATTCCAGTTGATATGAGGTTAAGTCCATCTCTCACCAACTTGCTTGCTGCGGTATTTTCAGAGTTCGATGAGTCTGGTGATACAGGTTTTGGGCCTATCTCTTTGTCGTATCGCGAAATTGTATTGAGGAAGCTGCTCAACGTATTTCCCAATGATTGGAGCGCTTCAGACAATGCTCAACCAATTCCCCCTTCGATGGAGCGAATTGTTGCTTATATTGAAAAAAATATAAAAGAAGATATTGACCTTGAAGCGCTTGCACACGTTTCGAATATGAGCGTTCGTTCTATTTACAATGGTTTTTCCCGAGCGTTTTCAACGACACCTAAAAGTTATGTGAAGCTCCTCAAGCTTAGAAGTCTGAGGAACGACTTACTGCAGGGGCATTGCCGTAACGTCACCGAAGTAGCTTTAGATTACGGCTTCAGTCACCTCGGTCGTTTTTCGTCCGATTACCGCAAGTTGTTCGGTGAATTGCCGTCTGAAACCATGCGCTTAGTGGGCTGA
- a CDS encoding alkene reductase, which produces MSNQQPNDPLFQPLIMGGLTLPNRVLMSPLTRSRSSQPGDVPNDMNTQYYQQRASAGLILSEATQISPQGKGYAFTPGIHSQEQIDGWKKVTEAVHLAGGRIHMQLWHVGRISRPELQPDGKLPVAPSAIKPEGARTFISVDSGMVDVLEPRALDTHEMAGIVEQYRQGALNAKEAGFDGVEVHAANGYLLDQFIKSGSNHRTDEYGGSLENRLRLPLMVIQAVIDVWGKDKVGVRVGPTGSFNDMHDENPAETFSTFAKHLNDLGIAYLEVVEDSFQGNHANGRPEDIIDAIRAVYKGTYIANGAYTAEEARTRIREGRCDLVTFGRPFIANPDLPERFRQNAPLNIWDDSTFYGGDEHGYIDYPTLQKLTIEA; this is translated from the coding sequence ATGAGCAATCAACAACCGAACGATCCGCTGTTTCAGCCTTTGATTATGGGTGGCCTCACACTGCCCAACAGGGTTCTGATGTCACCGTTAACCCGCTCACGTTCAAGCCAACCAGGCGATGTTCCGAACGACATGAACACCCAATATTACCAGCAACGAGCCAGTGCTGGACTGATCCTGAGTGAAGCCACGCAGATTTCTCCCCAGGGCAAGGGTTACGCCTTCACGCCGGGAATTCATTCTCAGGAACAAATTGATGGCTGGAAAAAGGTAACTGAGGCGGTGCACCTGGCCGGCGGTCGTATCCACATGCAACTGTGGCACGTTGGTCGCATCTCCCGCCCCGAACTGCAACCGGATGGCAAGCTGCCGGTCGCACCTTCCGCGATCAAGCCAGAAGGCGCCAGAACCTTTATCAGTGTCGATTCTGGCATGGTCGATGTACTTGAGCCCCGGGCGCTCGACACTCACGAGATGGCTGGCATTGTCGAGCAGTATCGCCAAGGTGCACTGAACGCGAAAGAAGCGGGATTTGATGGTGTTGAAGTCCATGCCGCCAATGGTTATCTGCTGGATCAATTTATAAAGAGTGGCAGCAACCACCGCACCGACGAATACGGTGGCTCGTTGGAGAATCGCCTGCGTCTGCCGCTGATGGTCATCCAGGCTGTCATCGATGTCTGGGGCAAAGACAAAGTGGGCGTTCGTGTTGGTCCGACCGGCAGCTTCAATGACATGCACGATGAAAATCCGGCCGAGACTTTTAGTACTTTTGCCAAACACCTGAACGACCTGGGGATCGCTTATCTCGAAGTCGTAGAGGACTCGTTCCAGGGCAATCACGCCAACGGCCGCCCGGAAGACATCATCGATGCGATCCGGGCTGTGTACAAAGGTACTTACATCGCCAACGGCGCCTACACAGCCGAAGAAGCCCGCACGCGCATTCGCGAAGGCCGTTGCGATCTGGTGACCTTCGGCCGCCCGTTTATTGCCAACCCGGACCTGCCCGAGCGATTCCGCCAGAATGCACCGCTCAACATCTGGGATGACAGCACCTTCTACGGTGGCGATGAGCACGGCTATATCGATTACCCCACATTGCAAAAGCTCACTATTGAAGCCTAA
- a CDS encoding IclR family transcriptional regulator yields the protein MAEESPKRQGISSLEIGLRVLDYISTAAKPPTLKELSGALNLSPSRAHKYLVSLLREGYINHVNQTQYTLGNSSLTLGISALRRINPIQLSYEAVDLLNEETDKTVSVTVWNGNGPLVIKWLDSSQPIAVNVRLGAELSALNSASGRIYLAHMPLDRRQELISNCYRQSRTLPKHNKKDIPREKLGSHLEMVRENGYCAFFSDYLPEINVLSMPIFDLNGNIVTVITLLGLERDTDIREGFELFNQVRLCVNKVTRQICGQPTKRMVSDGNSPNNLR from the coding sequence ATGGCAGAGGAAAGTCCAAAAAGACAAGGAATTAGCTCCCTAGAGATCGGTCTTCGTGTTCTTGACTACATATCTACGGCCGCAAAACCACCTACTTTGAAAGAACTGTCAGGGGCTTTGAATTTGTCCCCAAGCCGTGCCCACAAATATCTAGTGAGTCTTCTACGCGAGGGCTACATTAACCATGTCAATCAAACGCAGTATACGCTGGGGAACTCAAGCCTCACGCTTGGCATCTCAGCACTGCGCCGAATCAACCCAATACAGTTGTCCTACGAAGCTGTTGACCTGTTAAACGAAGAAACTGACAAGACAGTCTCTGTCACCGTTTGGAACGGCAATGGGCCTTTAGTTATCAAGTGGCTCGATTCCAGTCAGCCGATAGCCGTTAACGTGCGCCTGGGAGCTGAGCTTTCAGCTTTAAACTCGGCTTCTGGCCGTATATATCTAGCCCACATGCCACTGGACAGGCGCCAGGAGCTAATTAGTAATTGTTACCGGCAGTCTCGCACACTTCCCAAACACAACAAAAAAGACATACCCCGGGAGAAACTCGGAAGTCATTTAGAAATGGTGCGTGAAAATGGCTACTGCGCATTTTTCAGCGACTATCTGCCCGAAATCAATGTTCTTAGCATGCCAATATTCGATTTGAATGGGAACATTGTTACCGTCATCACGCTGCTTGGCCTTGAACGAGATACAGACATAAGGGAAGGCTTTGAACTGTTCAATCAAGTACGTCTGTGCGTGAACAAGGTCACCCGTCAAATTTGTGGTCAGCCCACTAAGCGCATGGTTTCAGACGGCAATTCACCGAACAACTTGCGGTAA
- a CDS encoding SDR family oxidoreductase, producing the protein MSSTNDPINGKIVIITGASSGLGESTARHLADLGAKLVLAARREDRLKSLAEELEAKGAEVLWQVTDVTDRKQVESLAAAAKNKFGRIDVLINNAGLMPLAPLDALKVDEWEQMIDVNIKGVLYGIAAVLPTMREQHSGHVINLSSVAGHKVFPGGAVYCATKYAVRALSEGLRMEAGDEIRSTNISPGAIATELTSTITDPDAAKAAEELYKVAINADSVARAIVFAIEQPHDVDINEIILRPTAQEL; encoded by the coding sequence TTGAGTAGCACCAACGATCCGATTAACGGCAAGATTGTCATCATTACAGGCGCTAGCAGCGGTCTGGGCGAATCCACCGCCCGCCACCTGGCCGACCTTGGTGCCAAACTGGTATTGGCAGCCCGCAGGGAAGACCGTTTGAAGTCTTTGGCCGAAGAGCTGGAAGCAAAAGGTGCAGAGGTCTTATGGCAGGTCACCGATGTTACCGATCGCAAACAGGTCGAAAGCCTCGCTGCAGCAGCCAAGAACAAATTTGGCCGCATCGATGTTCTGATCAATAACGCCGGCCTTATGCCCCTGGCGCCACTAGATGCTCTAAAGGTAGACGAGTGGGAACAGATGATAGACGTTAACATCAAGGGCGTTTTGTATGGCATTGCGGCCGTGCTACCGACCATGCGCGAACAACACAGCGGACACGTGATCAATTTATCTTCAGTAGCCGGACACAAAGTGTTTCCGGGCGGTGCAGTTTATTGCGCGACCAAATACGCAGTCAGAGCCCTGTCTGAAGGCTTGCGTATGGAAGCCGGTGACGAAATCCGCAGCACCAACATTTCGCCGGGTGCGATTGCTACCGAGCTGACCAGCACCATCACCGACCCCGATGCAGCCAAAGCAGCGGAGGAGCTTTACAAGGTCGCTATTAACGCTGATTCGGTTGCCCGCGCCATTGTCTTCGCGATTGAGCAACCCCATGATGTAGACATCAACGAAATTATCTTGCGCCCTACGGCTCAAGAACTGTAA
- a CDS encoding MotA/TolQ/ExbB proton channel family protein, protein MDFATLIGLVGAMMLIASAVILGVSPDVFLNAPALLIVIGGSLLVVLAKFSFQQFLGAFKAAIRAFKFKLPETRAAIDELVDIANVARRQGVLGLEGREVSSPFLSNGIQMLVDGQDGATIKQLLSKEQLMTLEHNRSGAKVFTAFADVGPAMGMIGTLIGLVQMLSNMEDPKSIGPAMAVALLTTLYGAMIATMIASPIADKLSLRMTQEARMQSLYIDALGAIQEGVNPRIIEQMLSSYLSPKERDKVSEEASAAAADS, encoded by the coding sequence GTGGATTTTGCCACTCTGATTGGCCTGGTTGGGGCGATGATGTTGATCGCCTCGGCGGTTATTTTAGGCGTGTCACCAGACGTTTTCCTCAACGCCCCAGCGCTGCTGATTGTTATTGGCGGTAGTCTTTTGGTGGTTTTGGCCAAATTCAGTTTTCAGCAGTTTCTAGGCGCATTTAAAGCAGCGATTCGCGCTTTCAAGTTCAAACTTCCAGAAACCCGCGCAGCCATCGATGAACTGGTAGATATTGCGAATGTGGCGCGGCGCCAGGGCGTGCTGGGCCTGGAAGGGCGCGAGGTAAGTTCGCCGTTTCTTAGTAACGGCATTCAGATGTTGGTCGACGGCCAGGACGGTGCCACCATCAAACAACTGCTCAGCAAAGAGCAACTGATGACCCTGGAGCACAACCGCTCTGGCGCCAAGGTATTCACCGCCTTCGCAGACGTTGGCCCCGCCATGGGCATGATTGGCACGCTGATTGGCCTGGTCCAAATGCTGTCCAATATGGAAGACCCGAAATCCATTGGCCCTGCCATGGCGGTTGCGCTTCTAACTACATTATACGGTGCCATGATAGCGACCATGATTGCCTCACCGATTGCGGACAAACTGTCATTGCGAATGACCCAGGAAGCCCGCATGCAGTCGCTTTATATAGACGCACTGGGCGCTATTCAAGAAGGTGTCAACCCGCGAATTATCGAGCAGATGCTGTCCAGTTATCTGTCTCCCAAAGAGCGCGACAAGGTATCTGAAGAAGCCAGTGCTGCCGCGGCAGACAGCTAA
- a CDS encoding YkvA family protein, which yields MASISERTASRQLKSESDKVKQADIQRLLEKQQTIEEKVKNSGKLKRFTTDIELMFLLVRDYYNGRYRSIPWKSIAAIVGALIYVLNPLDLIPDLILSIGFVDDLGVVALCLKLVESDLHRYAAWKELQDTN from the coding sequence ATGGCATCTATTAGTGAACGCACCGCCAGCAGACAGCTGAAATCGGAGTCTGACAAGGTCAAACAAGCGGATATTCAACGCCTGTTAGAAAAGCAGCAGACGATAGAGGAAAAGGTCAAAAACAGTGGTAAGCTTAAACGGTTCACAACAGACATTGAGCTGATGTTTTTATTGGTGCGAGATTACTATAACGGTCGTTATCGCAGCATACCGTGGAAAAGCATCGCCGCCATTGTTGGCGCATTGATTTACGTTTTAAACCCGCTGGACCTGATTCCAGACCTGATTTTGTCCATCGGCTTCGTAGACGACTTAGGCGTGGTTGCCTTGTGCCTGAAACTGGTGGAGTCAGACCTACACCGTTATGCAGCATGGAAAGAACTACAAGACACAAACTAA
- a CDS encoding circularly permuted type 2 ATP-grasp protein — MLIQTPGKGLYDELFDQNNQIRPHCKILEDWLANSDESLIADKRREADVLFQRLGITFNVYGEDQGADRLIPFDLIPRVISSSDWQKLQAGLRQRVQALNRFLFDIYHGYDIVRAGVISAEQVFSNPQYQPGMQDLKLPRNLYAHIAGIDLIRHNDGDFYVLEDNLRCPSGVSYMLENRRMMMRLFPHLFAHSPVAPIDHYPNLLSETLRAASLKPNPTVVVLTPGRFNSAYFEHAFLARQMGVELVEGADLFVHQNKVFMKTTIGPQQVDVIYRRIDDDFLDPLAGNPDSMIGVPGLYAAYRTGNVVLTNAMGTGVADDKSIYPYVPDMIRFYLDEEPILKNVPTWQCRKEKDLQYVLDHLPELVVKEAQGAGGFGMLIGPMASKEELSTFRSLLKARPQDYIAQPTLSLSTCPTFVNEGVAPRHLDLRPFVLSGKKIQMVPGGLTRVALKEGSLVVNSSQGGGTKDTWVMEDDLC; from the coding sequence ATGCTAATTCAGACACCAGGCAAAGGCCTGTATGACGAATTATTCGATCAAAACAATCAAATACGGCCACATTGCAAGATACTCGAAGATTGGCTCGCAAACTCGGATGAAAGCCTGATCGCAGACAAGCGACGGGAAGCCGACGTGTTATTCCAGCGACTGGGCATCACTTTCAATGTCTATGGCGAAGATCAGGGCGCAGACCGACTCATTCCGTTTGACCTTATCCCACGCGTTATATCTTCCAGCGACTGGCAGAAGCTTCAGGCCGGACTGCGCCAGAGAGTGCAGGCACTCAATCGTTTCCTGTTCGATATCTACCACGGTTATGACATCGTTCGGGCCGGGGTTATCAGTGCGGAACAAGTCTTTTCAAACCCTCAGTACCAGCCCGGCATGCAGGATCTGAAACTGCCTCGCAACCTGTACGCCCATATTGCCGGTATTGACCTGATCCGCCACAACGACGGCGATTTCTATGTACTGGAGGACAACCTTCGCTGCCCCAGCGGCGTGTCCTACATGCTCGAGAACCGGAGAATGATGATGCGGCTTTTCCCGCATCTGTTTGCCCACTCACCGGTCGCTCCAATTGACCATTACCCTAACCTGCTGAGCGAAACCCTGCGGGCAGCGTCCCTCAAGCCGAACCCCACGGTAGTGGTGTTAACCCCCGGTCGTTTCAACAGTGCCTATTTCGAGCACGCTTTCCTGGCACGGCAAATGGGCGTGGAACTGGTGGAAGGTGCAGACCTGTTTGTTCACCAGAACAAGGTCTTTATGAAAACGACGATTGGTCCTCAGCAGGTAGACGTTATTTACCGCCGCATCGACGACGACTTCTTGGACCCTCTGGCAGGCAACCCAGATTCTATGATCGGAGTCCCCGGGCTTTACGCGGCCTATCGTACCGGCAATGTCGTGCTGACCAATGCCATGGGTACCGGGGTTGCAGACGACAAGTCTATCTATCCTTACGTACCCGACATGATTCGTTTCTACCTGGATGAAGAACCTATCCTGAAAAACGTCCCCACCTGGCAGTGTCGTAAGGAAAAAGATTTGCAATACGTTCTGGACCACCTGCCAGAATTGGTGGTGAAAGAGGCTCAGGGAGCCGGTGGCTTCGGCATGCTGATTGGCCCCATGGCCAGCAAAGAAGAGCTTTCCACCTTCCGCAGCCTACTCAAAGCCCGGCCGCAGGATTACATTGCCCAACCCACTCTGAGCCTGTCCACTTGCCCAACTTTTGTGAATGAGGGCGTTGCACCCCGACACCTGGACCTTCGCCCGTTTGTGCTTTCGGGCAAGAAAATACAGATGGTCCCTGGCGGCTTGACCCGCGTGGCCCTGAAAGAGGGTTCACTGGTGGTGAATTCGTCTCAGGGTGGCGGCACCAAAGACACCTGGGTAATGGAGGATGATTTATGCTGA
- a CDS encoding DASH family cryptochrome, with amino-acid sequence MRTLYWFTRDLRLHDNAALLAASKSDMLLCVYVVEPRWFKPGPLQCKTMGHHRWRFLWQSLIGLERSLRALGQRLHIAWGDPETVIPALAHGHAVSRIMRSRQPGTREAVQWQTLQDKLPKIAFTQYETLSLFTESLLPMPLQDLPATFSQFRKLIEKKGDRGPERLRIPTVKMLPPAPGLPDDNRGECPAIQEPTQPSPFSGGEQAGLARLRDFLAGTHAIDTYKETRNALDDWNSSSKFSPWLAHGCLSAREIADSISLYEQQHTSNESTYWLWFEVLWREYFYWYALRHGSELFRRDGVQGKRQSVTFYGHRFKAWCEGNTSYPLVNAAMNQLRETGYISNRSRQLVASCFINELELDWRYGAAWFEQQLIDYDVASNYGNWQYLAGVGADPRGLRRFNLDKQAQQHDPNGTFVDRWNGHAEQPVGLHTVDAADWPLS; translated from the coding sequence TTGCGCACGCTTTACTGGTTTACTAGAGATCTTCGCTTACACGACAACGCCGCCTTGCTGGCAGCGTCCAAGTCGGACATGCTGCTGTGCGTGTACGTCGTGGAACCACGATGGTTCAAGCCCGGGCCGTTACAGTGTAAAACCATGGGCCACCACCGCTGGCGGTTTTTGTGGCAGAGCCTGATCGGGCTGGAACGCAGCCTGCGCGCTTTGGGCCAGCGCCTGCACATCGCCTGGGGCGACCCGGAAACCGTGATTCCTGCGTTGGCCCACGGCCACGCCGTCAGCCGAATTATGCGTTCGCGCCAGCCCGGTACCCGTGAAGCCGTGCAGTGGCAAACTCTTCAGGACAAGCTCCCGAAAATAGCGTTCACGCAATACGAAACCCTAAGCCTGTTTACCGAAAGTTTGCTACCGATGCCCTTACAGGACTTGCCGGCGACTTTTTCCCAGTTTCGCAAACTGATTGAAAAAAAGGGCGACAGAGGACCTGAGCGATTACGCATCCCAACGGTAAAAATGCTGCCGCCGGCGCCCGGTTTACCAGACGATAACCGCGGTGAATGCCCTGCCATCCAGGAACCCACACAGCCGTCACCATTCAGCGGCGGTGAACAGGCTGGCCTGGCACGCTTGCGAGATTTTTTAGCGGGTACTCACGCGATCGACACCTACAAAGAGACCCGCAACGCATTGGACGACTGGAATTCATCCTCCAAGTTCTCGCCCTGGCTTGCTCATGGTTGCCTATCAGCGCGCGAGATCGCAGACAGCATCAGCTTGTATGAGCAGCAACATACCAGCAACGAATCCACATACTGGCTGTGGTTTGAAGTTCTTTGGCGCGAATATTTTTACTGGTATGCCCTGCGGCACGGATCTGAGTTATTCCGCCGTGACGGTGTGCAAGGCAAGCGCCAGTCTGTGACTTTCTACGGCCACCGTTTCAAGGCCTGGTGCGAAGGAAACACCTCTTATCCGCTGGTAAACGCGGCGATGAACCAACTGCGGGAGACCGGTTATATCAGCAACCGCAGCCGCCAACTGGTCGCCAGCTGTTTTATTAATGAGCTAGAGCTGGACTGGCGCTATGGTGCAGCCTGGTTTGAACAACAATTAATTGATTATGATGTCGCCAGCAATTACGGGAATTGGCAGTATCTGGCGGGCGTGGGCGCCGATCCCCGCGGTTTGCGGCGGTTTAACCTGGACAAGCAAGCCCAGCAACACGACCCCAACGGTACCTTTGTTGACCGCTGGAACGGCCACGCCGAGCAGCCCGTGGGGCTGCACACCGTTGATGCAGCTGACTGGCCGCTGTCCTGA
- a CDS encoding MotB family protein, translating into MEDFPEEEKPGIPAWVVTFADLMSLLMCFFVLLLSFSEIDAQKFKQIAGELSAAFGVQRDVPAVEIPLGTSIIFDNFSSAPPEPTVINEIKQATTDQKPELDTLKGAVDSATETAEQEKIQVQLEQLRKVLGPALKDGHIAVTQDQYRIVIRVEEKGSFPSGSAKLTRDFQSLLLEMAEVLAIIPGKLTIEGHTDDIPIRTDRFYSNWDLSAARAASVANALLTSGTVEAKRLAVKGLSDTAPRVDNDSAENRAKNRRVEIIIDLSGHQAEQEIQLRDIIDGQLPGQDTVIDMQSGPVPVESIIW; encoded by the coding sequence ATGGAAGACTTCCCGGAAGAAGAGAAGCCTGGCATCCCGGCGTGGGTTGTGACATTTGCCGACCTGATGTCGCTGTTGATGTGCTTTTTTGTGCTGTTACTGTCGTTTTCTGAAATCGACGCTCAGAAATTCAAACAGATTGCCGGCGAACTGTCCGCAGCCTTCGGTGTTCAGCGCGATGTGCCCGCTGTGGAAATTCCTCTGGGCACCAGCATCATATTCGACAATTTCTCGTCGGCGCCGCCCGAGCCCACCGTAATCAATGAAATAAAGCAGGCTACTACCGATCAGAAACCGGAATTGGATACCTTGAAGGGTGCCGTCGACAGTGCTACCGAAACTGCCGAGCAGGAAAAAATACAGGTGCAGTTGGAACAACTGCGCAAGGTACTCGGGCCGGCACTCAAAGATGGCCACATAGCTGTGACTCAGGACCAGTACCGTATTGTGATTCGAGTGGAAGAAAAAGGCTCGTTTCCGTCTGGATCGGCCAAGCTCACCAGAGATTTCCAAAGCCTGCTGCTAGAAATGGCCGAAGTACTGGCCATTATTCCCGGCAAATTGACGATAGAAGGCCACACAGACGACATCCCCATCCGTACCGACCGGTTTTACAGCAACTGGGATCTGTCTGCCGCCCGCGCCGCCTCTGTGGCCAACGCGTTGCTGACCAGCGGAACCGTCGAGGCCAAACGACTGGCGGTAAAAGGCTTGTCAGATACCGCGCCACGGGTAGATAACGATTCGGCCGAGAACAGAGCAAAAAACCGACGGGTTGAGATCATTATTGACCTGTCGGGCCATCAGGCGGAACAGGAAATTCAGCTCCGTGACATCATCGACGGCCAGCTACCGGGCCAAGATACGGTAATCGATATGCAATCCGGGCCGGTTCCGGTAGAAAGTATCATCTGGTAG